A stretch of the Euleptes europaea isolate rEulEur1 chromosome 14, rEulEur1.hap1, whole genome shotgun sequence genome encodes the following:
- the LOC130487020 gene encoding nicotinamide N-methyltransferase-like isoform X2 codes for MAEFTGRDVYQAEFDSRDYLEYFHFGEGTLGDEALEFYLKQLCKTFASGRLKGDTLIDLGSGPTIYQFLSACESYRSIIASDPVDRNRQEIEMWVKSKPEAFDWTPVVKYVCELEGNRDKWAEKEAKVRRTVQQILYCDVLQSNPLEPVTLPRADCMLSVECLEAACKDISTMQAALKNISSLLKLGGALALAGILGCSFYMVGTRKFFSLVLTEKHLRDALKASGFVVVEFEIEPRFAKDMLDVCDFSEKYFILARKEKEA; via the exons ATGGCGGAGTTCACTGGACGAGATGTTTACCAGGCAGAGTTTGATTCCAGAGACTACCTGGAATATTTCCACTTTGGAGAAGGCACCTTGGGCGATGAAGCCCTTGAATTTTACCTGAAACAACTTTGCAAGACCTTTGCTTCAG ggCGCCTGAAAGGGGACACCCTGATTGACCTGGGCAGCGGCCCCACCATCTACCAATTCCTCTCCGCCTGCGAATCCTACAGGAGCATCATTGCCTCTGATCCCGTGGATCGGAACCGGCAGGAAATCGAGATGTGGGTGAAGAGCAAACCAGAAGCTTTTGACTGGACCCCTGTTGTGAAGTATGTGTGTGAGCTGGAAGGAAACAG GGACAAATGGGCCGAGAAGGAGGCCAAGGTGAGAAGAACCGTCCAGCAGATCCTCTACTGTGATGTCCTTCAGAGCAACCCACTGGAACCAGTCACCCTGCCTCGGGCGGACTGCATGCTAAGCGTCGAATGCCTGGAGGCCGCTTGCAAAGATATCAGCACCATGCAAGCTGCTCTGAAGAACATCAGCTCCCTGCTGAAGCTCGGGGGAGCCCTGGCGCTTGCTGGGATTCTGGGGTGCAGTTTCTACATGGTGGGCACCCGTAAGTTCTTCAGCTTAGTCCTGACCGAGAAGCACCTGAGGGATGCTCTCAAGGCAAGTGGGTTTGTCGTCGTTGAGTTTGAGATAGAGCCCAGGTTTGCCAAGGATATGTTGGACGTCTGTGATTTCTCTGAGAAATATTTCATCCTTGCCCGCAAGGAGAAAGAGGCATAA